One stretch of Planococcus sp. PAMC 21323 DNA includes these proteins:
- a CDS encoding biotin/lipoyl-containing protein — MKELKASMAGTVLNVLAAEGQAITPGQAVLTIESMKMEIPVEAEFGGTVEKVHVEVGGFVNEGDLLITVGE; from the coding sequence ATGAAAGAACTTAAAGCGTCAATGGCAGGAACGGTATTAAATGTATTAGCAGCTGAAGGACAAGCAATTACTCCAGGACAAGCTGTTTTAACAATCGAATCAATGAAAATGGAAATTCCGGTAGAAGCTGAATTTGGCGGAACAGTTGAAAAAGTTCACGTTGAAGTGGGCGGTTTTGTTAACGAAGGCGATTTGTTGATCACAGTAGGCGAGTAA
- a CDS encoding acyl-CoA carboxylase subunit beta has product MTKTTETIGYNERLEQKLAKIFAGGQQKYHEKMKESNKLFVRDRLKLLFDDENYAEDGRFANVEADDLPADGVVTAIGKVNGETVCVMANDSTVKAGSWGSRTVEKIIRIQETAEKMQVPMLYLVDSAGARITDQLDMFPNRRGAGKIFHNQVRMSGMVPQVCLLFGPSAAGGAYIPAFCDIVIMVEGNASMYLGSPRMAEKVIGEKVTLEEMGGARMHCTVSGVGDVLVATEEEAISEARRYLTNFPANFAIKPEKIEAKAAKAGRSLEAIIPENQNAPFDMYELIDQLVDEGSFFDIKKLFAGELITGIARIDGQVVGILANQPKVKGGVLFGDSADKGAKFINLCDAFSIPLLFLADVPGFMIGTKVERAGIIRHGAKFIAAMSSATVPKISVIVRKAYGAGLYAMAGPAFEPDVCIALPTAQIAVMGPEAAVNAVYSNKIEAIEDPKERLKYVQEKHQEYKEEIDIYRLASELIVDEIVAPHQLRSVLSQRLSFYETKDLPLPYRKHPIYPV; this is encoded by the coding sequence ATGACAAAAACGACTGAAACAATAGGATATAATGAGCGTTTAGAACAAAAGCTTGCAAAAATTTTTGCTGGGGGGCAGCAAAAATATCACGAGAAGATGAAAGAAAGCAATAAACTATTTGTTCGTGACCGTTTGAAATTATTATTTGATGATGAAAACTACGCAGAAGATGGACGTTTTGCTAATGTTGAGGCAGACGACCTTCCGGCTGATGGCGTTGTCACAGCTATTGGTAAAGTTAACGGCGAAACAGTTTGTGTCATGGCGAACGATTCTACGGTTAAAGCAGGTTCTTGGGGTTCACGCACTGTTGAAAAAATTATTCGTATTCAAGAAACTGCAGAAAAAATGCAAGTGCCTATGTTGTACTTAGTAGACTCTGCTGGTGCGCGTATTACAGATCAACTGGACATGTTCCCGAACCGTCGCGGCGCCGGAAAAATTTTTCATAACCAAGTAAGAATGTCAGGAATGGTGCCACAAGTTTGTTTACTATTCGGTCCATCTGCAGCAGGTGGTGCGTATATTCCAGCTTTTTGTGACATCGTGATCATGGTTGAAGGCAATGCTTCTATGTATCTAGGATCGCCACGTATGGCTGAAAAAGTTATTGGTGAAAAAGTAACGCTTGAAGAAATGGGCGGAGCACGCATGCATTGTACTGTCAGTGGTGTCGGTGACGTATTAGTAGCTACGGAAGAAGAAGCCATTTCAGAAGCGCGTCGCTACTTAACAAACTTCCCAGCTAACTTTGCAATCAAGCCTGAAAAAATTGAAGCAAAAGCAGCAAAAGCGGGCCGTTCACTTGAAGCGATTATCCCAGAAAACCAAAACGCTCCTTTTGATATGTATGAACTGATCGATCAATTGGTTGACGAAGGCAGTTTCTTTGATATTAAGAAATTATTTGCGGGCGAATTGATTACTGGAATTGCACGTATTGACGGACAAGTTGTCGGTATTCTTGCCAACCAACCAAAAGTAAAAGGTGGCGTATTGTTTGGTGACTCAGCTGATAAAGGTGCGAAATTTATTAATCTTTGTGACGCATTCTCAATTCCGTTATTATTCCTAGCAGACGTTCCAGGTTTCATGATTGGAACGAAAGTTGAACGTGCTGGAATTATTCGTCACGGCGCCAAGTTTATCGCAGCAATGAGTTCTGCAACTGTGCCGAAAATTTCGGTGATTGTCCGTAAAGCATACGGTGCTGGATTATACGCCATGGCAGGCCCTGCATTTGAGCCGGACGTCTGCATTGCGTTGCCTACAGCACAAATTGCGGTAATGGGTCCTGAGGCTGCTGTAAACGCTGTGTATTCTAATAAGATTGAAGCAATTGAAGATCCAAAAGAACGTCTTAAATATGTTCAGGAAAAACATCAAGAATACAAAGAGGAAATCGATATTTATCGCTTGGCATCTGAATTGATCGTTGACGAAATTGTGGCACCGCACCAATTACGTTCAGTACTTTCTCAGCGCTTATCGTTTTACGAAACAAAAGATTTGCCGTTGCCATATCGAAAACATCCGATTTATCCTGTATAA
- a CDS encoding ketopantoate reductase family protein produces MKYAIIGAGVSGLLPAYLLKKAGHEVQVITQHEEQAALINKQGIIHGESCQKVDAYTDFEQIDPDAFILVTVNYEELQPILRLLKIRRPSNKIVFLQQGMLYLEKAHALSHRHIAAAILETDCIKLSDNEISFNKTVQLIFGLIKGQLEEFQPLLHTTAWQSEWVDNIEKSLFESVLLSSLIDPLTAMMKIRLGELITNPHAYELFRNLYNELYLAFPEIERLQPIEHVATMCAAESAKVSRMYADRLANDPMEVDGLMLYVLNRSKLELPLFKAFYHLLKTIEVRT; encoded by the coding sequence GTGAAATATGCAATTATCGGAGCTGGAGTCAGTGGATTGCTACCAGCTTATCTACTGAAAAAAGCGGGCCATGAAGTGCAAGTGATTACACAGCACGAAGAGCAAGCCGCTTTGATTAACAAGCAAGGAATTATACATGGTGAAAGCTGCCAAAAAGTAGATGCTTATACAGATTTCGAACAAATCGATCCAGATGCTTTTATTCTTGTTACAGTTAACTACGAAGAACTGCAACCTATTTTAAGGTTGTTAAAAATTCGCCGTCCAAGTAATAAAATCGTTTTTTTACAACAAGGTATGCTTTATTTAGAAAAAGCCCATGCATTATCACATAGGCATATTGCCGCCGCTATATTGGAGACAGATTGTATCAAATTAAGTGATAATGAAATTAGTTTTAATAAAACGGTTCAACTAATTTTTGGGTTAATAAAAGGGCAGTTAGAAGAATTCCAACCACTGCTTCACACCACTGCTTGGCAGAGTGAGTGGGTAGATAATATTGAAAAGTCGCTGTTTGAAAGCGTATTGCTTAGCAGTTTGATTGATCCGCTAACCGCTATGATGAAGATACGTTTAGGTGAGTTGATTACAAACCCACATGCTTATGAATTGTTCCGAAATTTGTATAATGAATTATATTTGGCATTTCCAGAAATTGAGAGGCTGCAGCCAATCGAACATGTAGCGACTATGTGTGCAGCAGAATCCGCAAAAGTATCGAGGATGTATGCTGACCGTTTAGCTAATGATCCAATGGAGGTTGATGGTCTTATGTTGTATGTATTAAATCGTTCAAAGTTAGAATTGCCTTTATTCAAAGCGTTTTATCACCTTTTGAAAACCATTGAGGTAAGAACATGA